From the Vicinamibacteria bacterium genome, one window contains:
- a CDS encoding riboflavin synthase, translating into MFTGIVEVTGTVTAVERRGDVLEVRIDAGGLLGPAPGGSIAVNGCCLTAVRSDPSGFSCELTEETLKRTAFGERLQPGVRVNLERPLRAEGRFDGHIVQGHVDGVGRVREWRLLGESAELTVEPPPELERYLVEKGSVAVDGVSLTVAGLRSRAFTVALIPYTLEVTSLRDARLGDPVNLEVDVIAKYVERLLAARGGL; encoded by the coding sequence ATGTTCACGGGAATCGTCGAGGTCACGGGGACGGTCACGGCCGTGGAGCGGAGGGGGGATGTGCTCGAGGTGCGCATCGATGCCGGGGGCCTTCTCGGGCCGGCCCCGGGGGGATCCATCGCCGTCAACGGCTGCTGCCTGACCGCGGTCCGGTCGGATCCCTCGGGATTCTCCTGCGAGCTCACGGAGGAGACGCTGAAACGCACGGCGTTTGGGGAACGGCTCCAGCCCGGGGTGAGGGTGAACCTGGAGCGCCCGCTCCGCGCCGAGGGTCGCTTCGACGGCCACATCGTCCAGGGGCACGTGGACGGCGTGGGACGGGTGCGCGAATGGCGCCTTCTGGGCGAGTCCGCCGAGCTCACGGTGGAGCCTCCCCCGGAGCTGGAGCGCTATCTGGTCGAGAAGGGCTCGGTGGCAGTGGATGGCGTATCCCTGACCGTGGCCGGCCTCCGCTCCCGCGCCTTCACAGTGGCTCTGATCCCGTATACACTCGAAGTTACCAGCCTCCGGGACGCGCGGTTGGGCGACCCCGTGAACCTCGAGGTGGACGTGATCGCGAAGTACGTGGAAAGGCTCCTGGCCGCGCGCGGCGGCCTCTAG
- the ribD gene encoding bifunctional diaminohydroxyphosphoribosylaminopyrimidine deaminase/5-amino-6-(5-phosphoribosylamino)uracil reductase RibD, producing the protein MKTALPGVPPTHTDERFMARALRLAARGLGETNPNPVVGCVVVREGRVVGEGHHARAGGPHAEVVALARAGARARGSTLYVTLEPCAHQGRTPPCVPQILSAGVRRVVAALPDPDPRVDGRGLSRLRRAGLQVTTGVLGVEALLLNERFVVSARAGRPFVLLKSGLTLDGRLATANGESKWITSPAQRRQARSLRRLHDAVLVGIGTVLADDPLLLPVPGVKRPFLRVVLDSHLRLPPAGRLVRSARRFPLLVLCREADPGRRRRLEARGVRVVSQPGARSRVSLPWALATLWTRGIRSLMVEGGSEVLGAFLAARSVDAVALFRAPLLLGGRHGRPAFGGPDPTRLRQALRLSPESPLRRGRTVDPSLPGPWPEPRLFELWYPRREGARD; encoded by the coding sequence ATGAAGACCGCGCTCCCGGGCGTCCCGCCCACACACACGGACGAACGGTTCATGGCCCGCGCCCTTCGCCTGGCCGCGCGCGGCCTGGGCGAGACCAACCCCAACCCGGTCGTGGGCTGCGTGGTGGTGAGGGAGGGCCGGGTGGTGGGGGAGGGACACCATGCCCGCGCGGGGGGCCCCCACGCCGAGGTCGTGGCCTTGGCCCGGGCGGGGGCCCGGGCACGGGGCTCCACCCTCTACGTCACCCTAGAGCCCTGCGCGCATCAGGGCCGCACGCCACCTTGCGTGCCCCAGATCCTCTCCGCGGGCGTGCGACGGGTGGTGGCGGCTCTGCCCGATCCCGATCCCCGCGTGGACGGGCGCGGGCTCTCCCGGCTGCGGAGGGCCGGGCTCCAGGTGACCACGGGAGTGCTGGGAGTGGAGGCCCTACTCCTGAACGAGCGCTTCGTGGTCTCCGCCCGGGCCGGCCGTCCCTTCGTCCTCCTGAAGAGCGGTCTCACCCTCGACGGGCGCCTGGCCACCGCTAACGGCGAATCCAAGTGGATCACGAGTCCGGCCCAGAGGCGGCAGGCCCGCAGCCTGAGGCGCCTGCACGACGCGGTCCTGGTCGGGATCGGCACCGTCCTCGCCGACGATCCCCTGCTTCTGCCCGTGCCGGGGGTGAAGCGGCCCTTTCTTCGCGTAGTCTTGGATTCGCACTTGCGTCTGCCCCCCGCCGGCCGGCTCGTGCGCTCCGCGCGGCGCTTCCCTCTTCTCGTTCTCTGCCGCGAAGCGGACCCGGGTCGCCGCCGCCGGCTGGAGGCCCGGGGGGTGAGGGTGGTCTCCCAGCCCGGAGCGCGCTCCCGGGTCTCCCTCCCCTGGGCGCTGGCCACCCTTTGGACCCGCGGGATCCGAAGCCTGATGGTGGAGGGCGGCTCCGAGGTGCTGGGCGCGTTCCTGGCCGCGCGGAGCGTGGACGCGGTCGCCCTCTTCCGGGCCCCCCTCCTGCTGGGCGGGCGCCACGGCCGGCCCGCCTTCGGGGGCCCCGACCCGACGAGGCTCCGGCAGGCCCTGCGGCTGAGCCCTGAGAGCCCCCTCCGGCGCGGGCGGACGGTCGATCCCTCGCTCCCCGGCCCCTGGCCCGAGCCCCGCCTGTTCGAGCTCTGGTACCCGCGGCGGGAGGGCGCCCGGGATTGA
- the ftsY gene encoding signal recognition particle-docking protein FtsY: MSASLLDRLRGGLARTREVLETPVGDLLSGRRPLDPAALQALEEALLVADLGLPAVQEAMERLRHGPLSGGGVSALRAALRDEIRRALERPDPAAPFLSRPWVVFVVGVNGAGKTTTIGKLARAWKNEGRSVLLCAADTFRAAAAEQLAVWAERAEAAFHRGSEGAEPSAVLTDGLRAAKARGQDAVLVDTAGRLHTKGNLMAELAKMVRVAGREVPGAPHETLLVLDATVGSNGLAQAREFARSAGVTGLVLAKLDGTAKGGVAVAVVRELGIPIRYVGVGESAEDLLPFDAAAFTDSLLGWE, from the coding sequence GTGAGCGCGTCCCTCCTCGATCGGCTGCGCGGAGGCCTGGCCCGCACCCGGGAGGTGCTGGAGACCCCGGTGGGGGACCTCCTGAGCGGGCGGCGGCCCCTCGATCCGGCCGCTCTCCAGGCGCTGGAGGAGGCCCTCCTGGTGGCGGATCTCGGGCTGCCCGCGGTGCAGGAGGCCATGGAGCGCCTGCGGCACGGTCCTCTCTCGGGGGGCGGGGTCTCCGCCCTGCGCGCAGCCCTAAGGGACGAGATCCGCCGCGCGCTCGAGCGGCCCGATCCCGCCGCCCCCTTCCTCTCGAGGCCCTGGGTGGTCTTCGTGGTGGGGGTCAACGGGGCCGGCAAGACGACCACCATCGGCAAGCTGGCCCGGGCCTGGAAGAACGAGGGCCGCAGCGTCCTGCTCTGCGCCGCCGACACCTTTCGGGCCGCCGCCGCGGAGCAGCTCGCGGTGTGGGCGGAGCGTGCGGAGGCCGCCTTCCACCGGGGGTCAGAGGGGGCGGAGCCCTCCGCGGTCCTCACCGACGGCCTCCGCGCGGCGAAGGCGCGGGGACAAGACGCCGTCCTGGTGGACACCGCGGGACGCCTCCACACCAAGGGCAACCTGATGGCGGAGCTGGCCAAGATGGTGCGCGTTGCCGGCCGTGAAGTGCCGGGGGCTCCCCACGAGACCTTGCTCGTCCTTGACGCCACCGTGGGGTCCAACGGCTTGGCCCAGGCCCGGGAGTTTGCCCGCTCCGCGGGGGTCACCGGTCTCGTCCTCGCCAAACTCGACGGGACGGCCAAGGGCGGGGTGGCGGTGGCGGTGGTGCGCGAGCTCGGGATCCCCATCCGCTACGTGGGGGTGGGGGAGTCGGCGGAGGACCTCCTGCCTTTCGACGCCGCCGCCTTCACCGACAGCCTCCTGGGCTGGGAATGA
- a CDS encoding tetratricopeptide repeat protein: MNPFRKRLLHRTALVLFLAVGLAGAAAAQADPESRFAAGLMHLREGRADMAIDEFKKAIKLDPKNPYFYKGLGQALAQKQKFADATEAFKKALELNPYYTDVRNDLGSALILAGNREEGKKEFLAAFNDPTNPTPEISARNLGEAFLEEKNYGEAANWFRTSVNRHKSYADPYLGLADALVGLGRVEEAIAQLEIGAKEAPENPGLLLSLGQLYNRVGRFKEARTCLEGALKKDPGGPSGRRAGELLKELPK; the protein is encoded by the coding sequence ATGAATCCATTCCGCAAGCGACTGCTCCATAGGACCGCCCTCGTCCTCTTCCTGGCCGTGGGCCTCGCGGGCGCGGCCGCCGCCCAGGCCGACCCCGAGAGCCGCTTCGCCGCCGGCCTCATGCATTTGCGCGAGGGTCGGGCGGACATGGCCATCGACGAGTTCAAGAAGGCGATCAAGCTCGACCCCAAGAACCCGTACTTCTACAAGGGGCTCGGCCAGGCCCTTGCCCAGAAGCAGAAGTTTGCGGACGCCACCGAGGCCTTCAAGAAGGCCCTGGAGCTCAACCCCTACTACACGGACGTGCGCAATGACCTGGGGTCGGCCCTGATCCTGGCCGGCAACCGGGAGGAGGGCAAGAAGGAGTTCCTGGCCGCCTTCAACGACCCCACCAACCCCACCCCCGAGATCTCCGCCCGCAACCTGGGGGAGGCGTTCCTCGAGGAAAAGAACTATGGCGAGGCCGCCAACTGGTTTAGGACCAGCGTCAACCGCCACAAGTCCTACGCCGACCCCTACCTCGGCCTCGCGGACGCCCTCGTGGGGCTGGGCCGCGTGGAGGAGGCCATCGCTCAGCTGGAGATCGGGGCCAAGGAGGCGCCCGAAAATCCGGGGCTGCTCCTGAGCCTCGGACAGCTTTACAACCGGGTGGGACGCTTCAAGGAGGCGCGCACCTGCTTGGAGGGTGCGCTCAAGAAGGACCCCGGGGGCCCCTCCGGCCGGCGCGCAGGGGAGCTGCTCAAGGAGCTTCCCAAGTAG